TGTTCTAGTGTGTAGTGGCCCAAGGCGGCTCTGGGGATGTGCTGCCGAGGTCTTAGACGTGTTAGGACTTGAGACAGGCCTTATCAGGTCCCAGATCAGGAGAACGATCCCTAGGAAGCCCAGCAGGGGTTGCAGGGGTGCGGCTGGGAAGGTGGGAGTAGCCATTGTCAGGGTGATGGATGGAGTCAGGGCCCTGAGGAGAGGACTAAACCACCTCAGAGAGTGACCTGGTCAGGTCAGCAGCTGAGgttaggaagaggaagaggtgtGCTTCCCAAAAAGGTGCCCAAGGAACTCAGGCCACTGGTGTGATGAGGTTTTAGGCTTCGTTGGGCCCTACTTGGCCTAATTAATGGACTGTCTGCCCCCTTAGCTGAGGATTGGCTGAAAGGGCCTGGGAGAGTGTTCTGGAAAGGAGTCTGGCTTCCCCAGGCCCCTTTGCTAGGGAGTAGCCACTTGCCTTAGCACCCAGGGCCACGAAGTAACTCCCTCTGTGAGGGAGTCTCTGGTTGCTAGGGAGTAGCTGGCTCCATAGTAACCAGAGGTTTGGAAGGGGCTAACCTCTTGAGTTGGGGGCTCCAAGAGAAGAAAGTTGAATTCCAGGGCTCCTTTGTTGGGGGTGGAGTTACTGGAGAGAGTTATTGGACCATTTTAGGAAGCCAGACTTCTCCCATACTGATGGAAGGGTGGGTGTGTTCCAGAAACAGGCTCATGGAGAAGCAGGGACCTTGAATGCTAAGGAAGAGAGGTGGGCAAATGCAGGGCTATGGGGGGCAACCAGGCCATGGGGCAGAGTTCCCACTTTAGAGGCGTCCCCACCATTTACAGGGAACTTCCTCTCCAACTCacctgtgcctccctccccatcccccaggcGGACCTGAACTGGGGCCCTAGTGGCGAAGAGGTAGGGGCCGGCGGCAGCAGTGGTGGTTTCTATGGAGTGAGCAGCCAGTACGAGAGCCTGGAGCACATGACCCTCACCTGTTCCTCCAAGGTCTGCTCCTTTGGCAAGCAGGTGGTGGAGAAGGTGGAGGTGAGGCTGGAGGGATAGAATTCCGGGCGGGTGAGCACCCAGCCGCCTGGCACTTTGGGGGTGCAATAGCTCACGCACTTGAGTGtctgtgtggtggggtgggggtgggggtgggggagtgtttTATCCTCTTTGGGGACTTAATGCACGGGCTGGGAGCTAATACTGAAATCCAAAGTTGCATGTAGGGGTTACTTTGAAGGCTCAAAGGTTACATGTGGTACAGAGATTTATAGTTGCTAAGATTCAGAAGGTTCTTAGGGATATGGAGGAATCTGCAGGGCAAGGAGGCTCAGGGGCCACACTTAGGGATTGCTGAGGACCTGAGGGGTCTTGAACTCAGAGGTCATATAGAGTCCGGAGACCTGGTGGACAGGTCTTTGGAGGATGTGAGGGTATCTGAGGGCCTGGAGGTTAGTGCAGTTCAGAGGTCACTGAGGCTTCAGAGCACAGTTTTGAGAGGCTGGAGGGGTCCCTGGTTTGCAGGCTCAGTGATCCCAAGTTGGATACCTGAGGGTTCAGGTCCCATCTCGGGTCACCACGGATGGAGCAATGGGAAAATGACCGCGGTGGGGAGCAGGCATGGCATCGGAGGGGCACAGAGTGGGGCTCAGTTCCTGGGGTGACCCCTGTGTCTCTCAGTCACCGTCCTCCCTACTCTGCGCCCCCATCCTGGTTCAGACGGAGCGTGCCCAGCTGGAGGACGGGAGGTTTGTGTACCGCCTGCTGCGCTCACCCATGTGTGAGTACCTGGTGAATTTCTTGCACAAACTTCGGCAGCTGCCCGAGCGCTATATGATGAACAGCGTCCTGGAGAACTTCACCATCCTCCAGGTGACGCACTGGGGCTGGGCCGGAGCCGGGGCGCTGATGTGGTGGGGAGTGCCCACGACAGACCCTCAGCCTGGGGACCCTGACACAGGGGGATCCCTCCTCATGGGAGAAACTGACCTCGAGGACATCCCGTGGTGGATCCTCAGGTTAAGGGACCTCCTCCATAGGGAACTTAACCTTAGCTCAGGGAACATGATCCGGTGGGACTCCTTTACCTCTGATATGCCATCTCATGTGAGTCCCCTCACTGCCAACaatcaaatgaagaaactgacatGTCAGGCATCCCTTCTCCCTACTCCCTAGGGAATGTGATAAGGTGGGGACCTCTTCCCTGGGTATCCCATGGCACCTTGGGGAGGGCACAGCGGTCCCCActctccctctttgttttgtttttgttttttgcataaaCCCTTTCTCTTGGCCTCCTTGGCAGGTGGTAACAaaccgagacacccaggagcTGCTGCTCTGCACCGCCTACGTCTTTGAGGTCTCCACCAGCGAGCGGGGGGCCCAGCACCACATTTACCGTCTGGTCAGGGACTGAAAGGGGACCCCAAAAGTGGCTCATGCCCGGAATACCCTCCAAAAGTGGCTCGTGCCCGGAATACCCTCCTTCCAGGAAGGACCCCCAGCTTTCTTCATgcttatttggggagggggcgcTGATCCCTGTTAGAGGGGATCTTACAAAGCTGGGTGGCAAAAGCTGGAAGGTTGGATGCTGATATTGGGACTTCACAGTGGTGTCTGAAAGGACAGATCGCTCCAGAGCATGGGGACTGGGGACAGGAGTGAGACAACCCTGAGGTATAGCACTGGTTTCTCAGTCTCttaacaggtgccctcccccaACTTGGTTCTGgatgttttgggggggggggggctttgatATGGTTTGTCCCTCTGTCTTTCAGCACACCCCCGTCTCCCTTTCCCAACCTGCCTCTCCTTACCACCCTCACCCTGTGACCTTAAGATCAAGATCGAATTTTGAAGGTTAACCCTTTCTGTGCCGGAGCAGAGCCAGGTGGgccctggaaatattttttttaatataacaagAGATATTTATAAGTGGGTATTAGGGTTGTGACTTTTTCTCAGCTGGGCAAGCAGTGGGGTGAGTCTTTTCATCTCATCCTCTCTTCTAAATGAGACGTGGGCTATGCTGTGTTGCCTCCCCTCACCCGCAAAGTGTGTTGGTTCGTGTTTTGACAGAGGATAAAACTATTTTACCAAAACGCAGGGGATTTATTTGGGGTTTGGGCGAAAAATAATCCTGTGGGAGGTGCGGTAGGCCAACACATGAGGCAAGGAAATGAGGTATCTTTGGGGGCAGGAAGCTGGTGACCAGAAGCCTCAGGTCCCGCGGGAGAGGTGACAGCAGATGGGCAGGCAGACATCTGGGTCCCCGGGGAAATGAGGAGGTTGAGGACTCAATGGCTGGGGCGAAAGGggttgaacaaatatttacacaCCACAGGGAAGCCTCTGGGGCACTTGAAGGGGTCAGGGCGGGGCTTTGGGAAGGGCGGGGCCTAAAGGTACCGAGCAAGCCGGTCGTAGACTTGGTCCAGGTTTCTGCACAGGAATATGGAGAGCGTCATGAAGCTGAGCTATAGAGAAAGGAGACCTGGTCAGAGAGGTCCAGGGGATGTTGGCGAGGGTGATGGGGGTAGGGAGGATGGGGGTCCCGAGGGAGAAaaaggggtggggccaggggctAAAAATAAAGCCAGGAGATTTGGGTTGGGGGCGCGGTCATGGGGGGCGGAGAAGGGAGTAGAAGGTGGGTGGGGCTAGAGGGGAGCTGGGCCAGGTTGTGAAAGATGGGATCAGGGATGGGAATTTGGAGGCTTGGGGTTAGTTACTAAAGAtgcgagggagagagggagcatgggAAGAAGAATAGGGTGGGGTAGAGGTGCCCAGCTGCGTCTAGCTCAGGTTTGGAGTCTGGGAAGGAGTGCGATCCGGAGATAGCCCAGGGTACTTTATTCCGGAGGCTCATCTGTCTCCGCCTCTCCCTCGGCCGCTAGTTCCACCTCGACCTCCACCTCCACGCTCCCGTTCTCAGGTTGTTCCTCGTCTTGATCCCAAAGCGGCCAGGGCCCCAGGGCCATGGGCAGCTTGACCTGTGGGGACTTGTCCCCCCAGTTGGGACAGGCGTCCGCCATGCCCCAGCCACCCCAGAGACCGCCGCTACGCCCGCTGCTGCTCAGCACACCACAGCGCCCGCCGCCTCCGCCATCAGCCCTGGGACCAAGCCCGGGGCTCGAACCATAGGCGTCCGGCACCTGCAGCTGGCGCTCCCGGCAGACCACCCTACGCAGTAGTAGCAGGCTCAGCCCCGCCACACTCACCTGCAGGGAAAAGGGAGGAATATTGCAGCCAAGAGCAGAGCGCTAGAACGCCAAGGGAGGCGGGAACGCCTACTCCCTGCGTACAACCAATCAGGGCTCACAGAAGATAGGTCTTGTGCGGAGAGGCAGAAGAGCCTGGATTGGCTGAAGCTCTATCACGCCTGCACCTTTCCCGGAGAATGGGAAGGCGCGCAATTTGGGGGCGGAGCCATCTAGGGATTGTAGGGCTAATCGCAAGTAGGGGCGGGACCAAATTACCTCAAGTAGACCGACGCCCAGACAAATGCCTACTATGGAGATGAGGTTGTTGTGCAACCACTTCTGGATGCTCCGCGCGCAGCCCTAGGGATATAGGGAAAGGTTAAAGGTAGGGTCCTCTCTGGGATTCTCCCTCAACCCCGTGCACACCGTTTTCCTTAGCCCAGCCCTCACCCCTCTTTCAGGCACCACCCCGCGTCCCTAGTTACTAGGGTTCTCTAGTCTCCACCTCGTCCGGTCCAACCCTCCTTTCagccttgctttttcttttaggcCCCGCCCCCGCAAACCACGCCCCTTCTGGGGAGCTCCACCCCTCCTGTTGTGCCGCTTTCTCGTAGCCCCACCCTACTTGCAGACTCCTCCCAGGTCCTGCGGCCCCGCCTCCTGGGGAGCAAACCCCTACCACAGCTCTACCCGCTCACCGGCCCCTCCCCTTCCTAGCGGGCTCCAAACCCTGCCCACCTCGCTGTAGATACCGCTGTTTGCAGGGACCAGGCAAAGGTCTGTACTGTGGCGGGGCCGCGCCAGTGGTCCCAGCCGGCTGAACTGGGGGAAGGAGAGTTTCTCGAAGATGGCGGAGTCGTTGCTCGCCGATGAATTATAGCAGGAGCAGGGCACGCGGTGCATCTCTGACTCGTTGCTGCTGAGGCTGGGGATACTGAGCCAGTCCTGAGGAGAGTTCCAGCCGCAGCATCGCAGCTAGAAGAGGGACAAGAGTCAGAGAGACGTGGACTGGAGGGATTCAAAATGATTTGGGCGTTCGGGGGACTGGGTGGTGTGCATGAGGTCACGTTGGGGAGCAGAGGGCCAAGTAATGGGTGTAGGTGATGGACCACACGCGGGCTAGGCTTGGGGACGTTAGAAGAACTTGGGGTTGGTGGAGACCAATCACGGGTGACATGGGGCTGTGGGAGGAGCTGCAGAATCACGCTGTGGATGGAAGATTGGGTGGGCGGTGCAATTCAACCTCAGGTGGGGAACAGGTGGATGAGAGGTCAGGGCCACGAGTGGCCAGAGTGGAGTCTCACGTGGGCCGGGTCCTGTGAGGGCCAGAGTCACCCAGGGTTAGGGAGTGGGGTCACGCTAGGGCCTCGGGGCTGAGGGCGAATTCTTATCAGGGCAGAAACCAGAGCCTCTCCAGGGTCTGGGAGCTGGGGGAAACGACCACACAGGAGTCAGTCGAGTTGCCATCTGGGGACGGGGCCACGCAGGAGGTCGGGTGGATGGATAGGGTTACCCTTAGGGTCCTGGAGCTGGGCGCCCCGGCTTGGTCGGGGCGGAGTCTCCCTGGGACAGGGGACAGGGCTGTCAGAGTGC
The Panthera uncia isolate 11264 chromosome E2 unlocalized genomic scaffold, Puncia_PCG_1.0 HiC_scaffold_19, whole genome shotgun sequence genome window above contains:
- the CD37 gene encoding leukocyte antigen CD37 isoform X4, coding for MPLQIWSKALAISGILTMGLALLGCVGALKELRCLLGLYFGILLLLFAMQITLGILISTQRTRLERRVKDIVMETIQRYHAHPEESAAEESWDYVQFQLRCCGWNSPQDWLSIPSLSSNESEMHRVPCSCYNSSASNDSAIFEKLSFPQFSRLGPLARPRHSTDLCLVPANSGIYSEGCARSIQKWLHNNLISIVGICLGVGLLEVSVAGLSLLLLRRVVCRERQLQVPDAYGSSPGLGPRADGGGGGRCGVLSSSGRSGGLWGGWGMADACPNWGDKSPQVKLPMALGPWPLWDQDEEQPENGSVEVEVEVELAAEGEAETDEPPE
- the CD37 gene encoding leukocyte antigen CD37 isoform X5, with the translated sequence MGLALLGCVGALKELRCLLGLYFGILLLLFAMQITLGILISTQRTRLERRVKDIVMETIQRYHAHPEESAAEESWDYVQFQLRCCGWNSPQDWLSIPSLSSNESEMHRVPCSCYNSSASNDSAIFEKLSFPQFSRLGPLARPRHSTDLCLVPANSGIYSEGCARSIQKWLHNNLISIVGICLGVGLLEVSVAGLSLLLLRRVVCRERQLQVPDAYGSSPGLGPRADGGGGGRCGVLSSSGRSGGLWGGWGMADACPNWGDKSPQVKLPMALGPWPLWDQDEEQPENGSVEVEVEVELAAEGEAETDEPPE
- the CD37 gene encoding leukocyte antigen CD37 isoform X2: METWEELPNVSLVPTNPKAPQAKMSAQDSCLSLIKYLLFVFNLFFFVLGSLIFCFGIWILIDKTSFVSFIWSKALAISGILTMGLALLGCVGALKELRCLLGLYFGILLLLFAMQITLGILISTQRTRLERRVKDIVMETIQRYHAHPEESAAEESWDYVQFQLRCCGWNSPQDWLSIPSLSSNESEMHRVPCSCYNSSASNDSAIFEKLSFPQFSRLGPLARPRHSTDLCLVPANSGIYSEGCARSIQKWLHNNLISIVGICLGVGLLEVSVAGLSLLLLRRVVCRERQLQVPDAYGSSPGLGPRADGGGGGRCGVLSSSGRSGGLWGGWGMADACPNWGDKSPQVKLPMALGPWPLWDQDEEQPENGSVEVEVEVELAAEGEAETDEPPE
- the CD37 gene encoding leukocyte antigen CD37 isoform X1 codes for the protein METWEELPNVSLVPTNPKAPQAKMSAQDSCLSLIKYLLFVFNLFFFVLGSLIFCFGIWILIDKTSFVSFVGLSFMPLQIWSKALAISGILTMGLALLGCVGALKELRCLLGLYFGILLLLFAMQITLGILISTQRTRLERRVKDIVMETIQRYHAHPEESAAEESWDYVQFQLRCCGWNSPQDWLSIPSLSSNESEMHRVPCSCYNSSASNDSAIFEKLSFPQFSRLGPLARPRHSTDLCLVPANSGIYSEGCARSIQKWLHNNLISIVGICLGVGLLEVSVAGLSLLLLRRVVCRERQLQVPDAYGSSPGLGPRADGGGGGRCGVLSSSGRSGGLWGGWGMADACPNWGDKSPQVKLPMALGPWPLWDQDEEQPENGSVEVEVEVELAAEGEAETDEPPE
- the CD37 gene encoding leukocyte antigen CD37 isoform X3 yields the protein MSAQDSCLSLIKYLLFVFNLFFFVLGSLIFCFGIWILIDKTSFVSFVGLSFMPLQIWSKALAISGILTMGLALLGCVGALKELRCLLGLYFGILLLLFAMQITLGILISTQRTRLERRVKDIVMETIQRYHAHPEESAAEESWDYVQFQLRCCGWNSPQDWLSIPSLSSNESEMHRVPCSCYNSSASNDSAIFEKLSFPQFSRLGPLARPRHSTDLCLVPANSGIYSEGCARSIQKWLHNNLISIVGICLGVGLLEVSVAGLSLLLLRRVVCRERQLQVPDAYGSSPGLGPRADGGGGGRCGVLSSSGRSGGLWGGWGMADACPNWGDKSPQVKLPMALGPWPLWDQDEEQPENGSVEVEVEVELAAEGEAETDEPPE